Below is a genomic region from Sulfurovum riftiae.
TTTTGCAAGTTTCTCTTTTATCTTGTCATCACCAGCCGCTGCTAAAATCGTTGGTAGCATATCTTCATGTGCACCTATTTCATTGATGACTTGTCCAGGCTTGATGACACCAGGCCATCTAATAAGGGCAGGTACACGGTAACCACCTTCCCAGTTAGTGTTTTTCTCACCTCTAAATGGAGTTGTCCCTCCGTCAGGCCAGGACATAGACTCTGCACCATTGTCTGAAGAATACATGACGATTGTATTGTCTGCGATTTTTAGTTCATCTAACTTGTCTAAAAGTTGTCCAACATGACCGTCATGTTCTACCATACCATCTGCTGTTACACCTAAACCAGTTACACCTTGAGACTCTTTTTTGAGGTGTGTCCATACGTGCATACGTGTTGAGTTGTACCACAAGAAAAATGGCTTCTTCGCTTTTACCTGACGCTCCATAAAATCTAAAGCTGCAGCTACAGTTTCATCATCTATGGTCTCCATACGTTTTTTGGTCAATGGACCGGTATCTTCTATCTTGCCATCCGCAAATGAGTGTATAACACCACGCGGTCCAAATCGTTTTTTGAACTCCGGGTCTTTAGGGTAGTCAATATTTTCAGGTTCTTCTTCCGCATTCAGGTGATAAAGATTTCCAAAAAACTCATCAAAACCGTGGTTTGTTGGTAGCATACTGTCTAAGTCACCTAAGTGATTTTTACCAAACTGACCTGAGACATATCCTTTATCTTTAAGTAACCCTGCTATGGTAGGTGCCTGCATAGGCATACCCTCTTTTGATCCTGGCAATCCTACTTTAAGTAAACCTGTTCGTATAGGAGATTCTCCCGTAATGAAGGCGGCACGCCCTGCTGTACAAGACTGCTGACCATACCAGTCAGTAAAAGCTGCACCCTCTTTGGCAATACGGTCGATGTTTGGTGTTTTATACCCCATCATTCCCATGTTATAGGTACTCACATTGAACCAACCAATGTCATCCCCCCATATTACCAATACATTTGGCTTGTCTGCTGCATTAAGCAGTGTTGCACCCAGTACAGTAACTGCAAAGGCTATCTTTTTTAAACTCATCTTTTCTCCTGTTTTTTCTATATATGTGAAACGGCATAAAACCATGTCTATCATCATTCTAATAGAATAAAAAAGACTTGTCTATCACATAAACGAAAACGTGTAGATTCAGAGGGGTATTTGCTGATTTAATAGAACTTAAAGAGATGAATTTTCATACAAATGAAAAAAATTATGGTATTTTCTCATCTCTTATATACTGGAAGTATCCATTCTGATTTGGAGTTGCTGGAGATTCAAATGGGTGTCATTTTTTTACTTTATACAATACTTTTTCTAACGACGCCCGCGTGACATACCCGATGGTCTTCCCATCGGCCTTGCCGACGGCCGTCCCATGGATGGCCGTGTTGCCGGTCTGGACACGGGTCTCGTACTCGGTCTCGGTCTTGCGATCGGTTGTGAAGGACGTGGCCTGTCCGGTTTGGCTATGGGATGTTCCGGTCTGGGCCTATTTGGCCTGTTCGGTGGACGATGGGGTGGTCTGTAGTGGGGAGGACGATAATACCCTCCACGGTATCCGTAATTAGCATATCCGTATCCACCATAGACACCATAGCCTACTGATACGGAAGGGT
It encodes:
- a CDS encoding arylsulfatase, encoding MSLKKIAFAVTVLGATLLNAADKPNVLVIWGDDIGWFNVSTYNMGMMGYKTPNIDRIAKEGAAFTDWYGQQSCTAGRAAFITGESPIRTGLLKVGLPGSKEGMPMQAPTIAGLLKDKGYVSGQFGKNHLGDLDSMLPTNHGFDEFFGNLYHLNAEEEPENIDYPKDPEFKKRFGPRGVIHSFADGKIEDTGPLTKKRMETIDDETVAAALDFMERQVKAKKPFFLWYNSTRMHVWTHLKKESQGVTGLGVTADGMVEHDGHVGQLLDKLDELKIADNTIVMYSSDNGAESMSWPDGGTTPFRGEKNTNWEGGYRVPALIRWPGVIKPGQVINEIGAHEDMLPTILAAAGDDKIKEKLAKGGVKAINREYKVHLDGYNLKPFFEGKAEWPRHEFFYWTDDGKLAALRFNNWKVVFMEQRAHGADVWQEPFVTLRMPKLFNLKMDPFEGADIHGSFFYKKWKFDHLYALVPAQVKAFEFLNTFKEFPPMQEVGSFSLDKVMKKVMSANNNKLAK